GGCCGTCGACGTCCGTCGTGTCGTCGCTCCCCGAGAGCGCCCCCGCCGCCGGGGAGCCGTCCACCGTCCCGGCGACGTAGACTCCCCCCGTGTCCTCGAGGCCGTTCGCCCTGGCGATCCGGGGCGAGACCGTCACCATCTCGATCCCCACGTAGGGGTGGACGTAGTCGCCGTCCTCGGCGAGCGCCGGGACGACGCGGCGGGCGAGCGCCGCCGAGATCGCGAAGCCGATGGCGTCGCCGCCCCCGGCGGAGATCACACCCACGACAGCGCCGTCGAGATCGACGAGCGGGCCGCCGCTGTTGCCCGGGTTCACCGGAGCGGTCGTCTGGACCGCGTCGGGGATCGGGAAGCCGGTCGGCGCGGGCAGCGATCGTTCGACCCCGCTCACGACGCCCGTCGAGATGCTCCCCTGGAGGCCGAACGGGTTGCCGAGCGCCGCGACCTCGGTTCCGACCGGTGCGGGTTCCTCGGCGAACCCGAGCGAGTCGGCGTACTCCGGGAGGGCGTCGGGTTCACAGAGCGCGAGGTCGCTCCCCACGTCGCCCCCCAGCACGGTCGCGGTAGTCCACTCGCCCTCCGCGAACCGGACCTCGACCTGCTCGACCTCGGGGACGACGTGGTCGTTCGTGACGATCAGGTCCCCGACGACGAACCCCGACCCTCCCGCGCCCATCCCGCCGTCGCCGCCGTCGTGCTGGATCGAGACGACCGAGCCGACCGTCGCCTCGTAGAGTCGCCGGTAGCGCGAGCCGTCGGCTCCGGCGTCCCCATCCGTGGACTCGACCACCTCGGGCGTTCCGTCGGCCCCGTCGTCCTCCTGGCTCTCCCCTTCCTCGGACTCCGTCGTCGGCTCTTCGACCAACGTCGAACAGCCCGCGCCCGCGGCCGCGAGACCCCCGGCGAGCGTCAGGAAGCGACGTCTGCTCGATCGGCTCCGGTCCATATCGTGTAGCGGGGCCCGAGCCCGAAAGCTCCATCCCCCCGGTCTATCCGACCTGGATGTGCTCTTCGAGGTCCGCCCCGATGATCGTCTCGCAGTAGGCACACCGTACGCCGTCGTCTAGGACCGAAAAGCGCGACTCGATCGGCTCGGATCCCGCGCTGATGCAGTTGCGGTTCGGACACGAGAGCACGCCGATCACCTCTCCGGGCCTGTCGACGCGGCTCTTCTCGACCACGTCGTACCCTCGGACGATGTTGATCGTCGCGGCGGGGGCGATCAACGAGAGTACGTCGACCTCGTCCTGGTTCAGCTCTCTCCCCTCGACCTTCACGATGTCTTTTCTACCGGTCTCCCCCGACGGGACGTTCATCGCGACGCTCACGGTCTCGTCGCCGGAGCCGTCGATCCCGAGGATCCCGAGCACGGTGAGCGCGTGGCCCGCGGTGACGTGGTCGATGACGGTGCCGTCTCTGATCTTGCTGACACGGAGCTGGTGGTCGTCGTTCTGGCTCATGAGAGGAGGGTGTCGAGCAGCGCCATCCGCACCGGGACGCCGTTGTGTGCCTGTTCGAAGTACCGTGCGTGCGACGTCGAATCGAGGTCGGAAGCCACCTCGTCGACTCTTGGGAGGGGATGCATGATCGCGAGGTCCTCGCGGGCCGCCGAGAGCGCCTCGCGGTCGACGCCGTACTCGCCGGCAACGGCGCGGTACTCGTTCTCGTCGGGAAAGCGTTCTCGTTGGATCCGCGTGACGTAGAGCACGTCGAGTTCGGGTAGCACCGGTTCGAGCTCCGTGTGCTCTCTGACCCGCGCGCCCGAGTCGTGGAGGTCGTAGCGAACGCTCGCTGGCAGCGAGAGGCTCTCCGGGCCGATGAAGTGCTGGGAGACGTCGAAGCGCGTGAGCGCCTCGGCCAGCGAGTGGACCGTCCGACCGTACTTCAGGTCGCCCATGATCCCGATCGTGATCTCGTCGAGCCCGGCGTGTTCGCGGATCGTGTAGAGGTCGAGCAGCGTCTGGGTGGGGTGCTGGCCCGCGCCGTCGCCCGCGTTTACGACGGGGACCGAGACGAACTCGCTCGCCATCCGTGCGGCACCCTCCGAGGGGTGTCTGAGCACCAGCGCGTCCGCGTAGCCTTCCACCACCCGGACGGTGTCGGCGAGCGTCTCGCCTTTCTTCACGCTCGAGGCGTCGACCGGCCCCATGTCGACGACCCCGCCGCCGAGACGTTTGATCGCCGCCTCGAAGCTCATCTTCGTCCGCGTGCTCGGCTCGAAGAAGAGCAGGCCGAGCAGCGTCCCCGCGTGGCGGCCGGCGACCGACCCCGGATCCGCGTCGATCTCGGCGGCGCGGTCGAGGACCGCCTCGATCTCCGCCCGCGAGAACTGTTTCGTACCGAGCACGTGGTCGTGCCGCATTGGCTGGAGAGAGGGGCAGGAGGACTAAAATCCCGCGGTCCGTCGGTACGGGCGGACTCCCTTTCTCCGATCGCGTCGTCCCGGACGTATCAGCGGGCCATACACGGACCGCGGCGCGTTAGCCCGCGAATAACGGTCGTGAACCGACGAAACGTTTAACGTATCCGGAATACTGATACGAGTGGTGAGATCGCGCGTGCTCCCGACCGGGATCGAGGTGCTCGACCGCAAGCTGAGCGGCGGCATCCCGGCGGGCAGCGTGGTCGCGATCACCGCGCCCCCGGCGAGCCAGTCCGAACTCCTGCTCTACGAACTCACCGCCTCGCGGGTGACGCTCTACCTGAGCACACAGCGATCGGCCGAGGCCGTGACGGACGCGATCGCCCGGACCAGCGCGCGAACCGGCGACGCGACGGTGCGAGGGATCGACGCCGACGCCCCCCTGGACCACGTCAACCAGCTCATCCGCGCGCTGCCGGAGGGCTCGAACCTGATCGTCGACCCGGTCGACGTCCTCGAACGCGAGAGCCACGCCCGCTACCAGCACTTCATGAACACCTTACAGACCGCGATGGTGAACACCGGCAGCCTCGCCTTCCTCCACGGCCTCGACGGCCACGCCGTCCCGGGAAACCGTGATGTGACGGCCTACATGGCAGACGCGGTCTTCGAACTCGAGACCAGGGTGAGCGGCGACGCGATCGAGAACAGGCTCGCTGTCCCGAAGTTCCGCGGATCGAACGCGCTCGAGGAGACGATCAAGCTCAGGCTCGCAGAGCGCGTCGAGATCGACACCAGCCGCGATATCGCCTGAGGGGAAGCTACTCCTCGGTCACGCCCTCGACGTCCTCGAGATCGACGTCTTCGATCTCCTCGCCTTCGATCTCCTCTAGGATCTCGTCGGCGTCGACGTCGACGTCGTCGAGCGCCGCCTCGATGTCGCCGAGACCACCCATGCCGCCGAGCCCGCCCATGCCGCCCGCGCCCTCGAACGTCTCCTGGACGACGACGCGGTCGAGCTCGAGGCGGTCCATCAGCTCCTGTGCGATCTGCTGTTTCTGGAAGAGCCACTGCTGGTTCATCGCGAGCTGGGGCGAGCTCTCGATGACGAGCGTCTCGTACTCGACGGTCTCGGTCTCTCTCTCCTCGTCGCTTTCGACCTCGACCTCCTCCTCTTCCTCCTGGGTCTCGATCCACATCTCGAGGTCCGCGTCGACATACATCGAGAGCATCCCCTGTGCGCGCTCGACGCGGTCCTCGACACCGCCGACGATCTCGTACTCGTACTCGACGGACTCGCCCGCGAGCGGGTGGTTGAAGTCCACACGTGCCCGCCCGCCGATCACGGTCTCGACGTGGCCGTGGCGCCCGTCGATGTCGACGTGCGCGCCGGGGTAGCGGTCGTCCTCGGGGAGCTTCTCGACGCTCACGGTCCTCACGTCGTCGGGGTCGAACTCGCCGAACGCCTCGGTGGCCGGGACCGTGACGGTGCCGGTGTCGCCGACCTCCTTCCCGATCAGGTCGGACTCGACCGAGGGGAAGAGGTGGCCCGCGCCGAGCGTGATCACGCGCGGCTCGATCGTGCGGTCCTCGACGTCGACACCCTCCTCCTCGGCGACCTCGACGTCCGTCGTGTCGACGAGGGTGTCGTTCTCGACGGTGCGTGCGGTGTAGGCGATCCGGACGAACTCGCCGTCCTGCAGGCCGCCCGCCTCGTTCTCCTCGACTTCCTCGTCACCGTCGTCCGCCGCTTCCGCCTCCTCCGTCTCGGACTCGTCCGCCTCGGCCGCGTCCTCGGTGGTTTCGGCGTCGAACTCCTCGTCCGCGTCGGCTACCGCGGCCTCATCGTCGTTGCTCATACACTCACCGAGATTCGTTCGGGCCTTAAGAACAACGCTTCGCGCCCGAGGGCGGGATCGGTTCAGTTGCTACCGAGGTAGCCGTCGACGGCCGCCTCGACCGATTCGTAGGTGATCTCGCCGTCGTGTCTGAAGACGAGCGTCCCGTCCTCGTCGTAGACACAGAGCGTCACTGTCGCGTGCGGTCGGTAGGTCGCGAGGGTCTCCTCGTCGCACATCGCGTGATCCCAGTCGCCACCGTACTCCTCGGCGAACGCCCGGAGGTCGTCCATCGAGGCGTCGAGGTTCGTGT
This region of Halalkalicoccus sp. CGA53 genomic DNA includes:
- the pyrB gene encoding aspartate carbamoyltransferase, with protein sequence MRHDHVLGTKQFSRAEIEAVLDRAAEIDADPGSVAGRHAGTLLGLLFFEPSTRTKMSFEAAIKRLGGGVVDMGPVDASSVKKGETLADTVRVVEGYADALVLRHPSEGAARMASEFVSVPVVNAGDGAGQHPTQTLLDLYTIREHAGLDEITIGIMGDLKYGRTVHSLAEALTRFDVSQHFIGPESLSLPASVRYDLHDSGARVREHTELEPVLPELDVLYVTRIQRERFPDENEYRAVAGEYGVDREALSAAREDLAIMHPLPRVDEVASDLDSTSHARYFEQAHNGVPVRMALLDTLLS
- a CDS encoding FKBP-type peptidyl-prolyl cis-trans isomerase, giving the protein MSNDDEAAVADADEEFDAETTEDAAEADESETEEAEAADDGDEEVEENEAGGLQDGEFVRIAYTARTVENDTLVDTTDVEVAEEEGVDVEDRTIEPRVITLGAGHLFPSVESDLIGKEVGDTGTVTVPATEAFGEFDPDDVRTVSVEKLPEDDRYPGAHVDIDGRHGHVETVIGGRARVDFNHPLAGESVEYEYEIVGGVEDRVERAQGMLSMYVDADLEMWIETQEEEEEVEVESDEERETETVEYETLVIESSPQLAMNQQWLFQKQQIAQELMDRLELDRVVVQETFEGAGGMGGLGGMGGLGDIEAALDDVDVDADEILEEIEGEEIEDVDLEDVEGVTEE
- the pyrI gene encoding aspartate carbamoyltransferase regulatory subunit — translated: MSQNDDHQLRVSKIRDGTVIDHVTAGHALTVLGILGIDGSGDETVSVAMNVPSGETGRKDIVKVEGRELNQDEVDVLSLIAPAATINIVRGYDVVEKSRVDRPGEVIGVLSCPNRNCISAGSEPIESRFSVLDDGVRCAYCETIIGADLEEHIQVG
- a CDS encoding RAD55 family ATPase, encoding MRSRVLPTGIEVLDRKLSGGIPAGSVVAITAPPASQSELLLYELTASRVTLYLSTQRSAEAVTDAIARTSARTGDATVRGIDADAPLDHVNQLIRALPEGSNLIVDPVDVLERESHARYQHFMNTLQTAMVNTGSLAFLHGLDGHAVPGNRDVTAYMADAVFELETRVSGDAIENRLAVPKFRGSNALEETIKLRLAERVEIDTSRDIA
- a CDS encoding S1C family serine protease, translating into MDRSRSSRRRFLTLAGGLAAAGAGCSTLVEEPTTESEEGESQEDDGADGTPEVVESTDGDAGADGSRYRRLYEATVGSVVSIQHDGGDGGMGAGGSGFVVGDLIVTNDHVVPEVEQVEVRFAEGEWTTATVLGGDVGSDLALCEPDALPEYADSLGFAEEPAPVGTEVAALGNPFGLQGSISTGVVSGVERSLPAPTGFPIPDAVQTTAPVNPGNSGGPLVDLDGAVVGVISAGGGDAIGFAISAALARRVVPALAEDGDYVHPYVGIEMVTVSPRIARANGLEDTGGVYVAGTVDGSPAAGALSGSDDTTDVDGQPVPVGGDVIVGIDGEAILDSESLSRYLAIETSPGDEITVEVLRGGSEESVTVTLEARPEPDQAEESAEPPGQ